One Antarctobacter heliothermus DNA segment encodes these proteins:
- a CDS encoding thiamine pyrophosphate-dependent dehydrogenase E1 component subunit alpha, with protein MAKTNTEDYLRMYAQMVRIRTFEDTANQLYLSAKMPGLTHMYSGEEAVAVGICEALTTSDRITSTHRGHGHCVAKGAAFKEMFCELLGKEEGYCRGKGGSMHIADQSNGNLGANAIVGGSMGIATGSAFTAKMLGRDDVTVCFFGDGATAQGLMYEVMNMAALWQLPVIYACENNGYSEYTATAEIAAGSITARAEAFGIEAHQVDGQDVLAVNTLAQDLVARARKGEGPFFIELMTYRYHGHHVGDINREYYRSKDEERDWKDNRDPIVKFRGWLVDQGVATEAEIEAMNAQIKQDAAEAVDYALNARYPAESEVDMHVYADIEHALAPHTA; from the coding sequence ATGGCCAAGACAAACACCGAAGATTACCTGCGCATGTACGCCCAGATGGTCCGCATTCGCACCTTTGAGGACACCGCGAACCAGCTGTACCTGTCGGCCAAGATGCCGGGGTTGACCCATATGTACAGCGGCGAAGAGGCTGTCGCCGTGGGCATCTGCGAGGCGCTGACCACATCCGACAGGATCACCTCAACCCACCGGGGCCACGGCCATTGCGTTGCGAAGGGGGCCGCGTTCAAGGAAATGTTCTGCGAACTTCTGGGCAAGGAAGAGGGCTATTGCCGGGGCAAAGGCGGCTCTATGCACATTGCCGACCAGTCGAACGGCAATCTGGGGGCCAACGCCATCGTGGGCGGATCCATGGGAATCGCCACCGGATCAGCCTTTACCGCAAAGATGCTGGGGCGCGACGATGTCACCGTCTGTTTTTTCGGCGACGGTGCCACCGCGCAGGGCCTGATGTATGAGGTCATGAACATGGCCGCGCTGTGGCAATTGCCGGTGATCTACGCCTGCGAAAACAACGGCTACTCTGAATACACTGCAACGGCAGAAATCGCTGCCGGGTCGATCACCGCCCGCGCCGAGGCCTTTGGCATCGAGGCGCATCAGGTGGACGGGCAGGACGTTCTGGCCGTCAACACGCTGGCGCAGGATCTGGTGGCGCGCGCCCGCAAGGGCGAAGGCCCGTTTTTCATCGAACTGATGACCTATCGCTATCACGGCCACCACGTCGGCGACATCAACCGCGAATACTATCGCTCCAAGGACGAAGAGCGCGACTGGAAGGACAACCGCGATCCGATCGTCAAGTTTCGCGGCTGGCTGGTCGATCAGGGCGTGGCCACAGAGGCAGAGATCGAGGCGATGAATGCCCAGATCAAACAGGATGCCGCAGAGGCCGTCGATTATGCGCTGAACGCCCGCTACCCGGCCGAATCCGAGGTCGACATGCACGTCTATGCCGACATCGAACACGCGCTGGCCCCACACACCGCCTGA
- a CDS encoding alpha-ketoacid dehydrogenase subunit beta has product MREITLSQAVNEALAEEMRRDDTIFIIGEDVAEAGTPFKVLSGLVEEFGTGRVVDTPIAEPGFMGLAVGAAMTGTRPVVDLMFGDFIYLIMDQLCNQAAKTHYMSGGKMRAPLVVRTNLGATRRSAAQHSQSLHALVAHIPGLKVALPSSAYEAKGLMKTAIRDNNPVVIFEDKLMYNDKAPVPEEEFLIPFGVANIKRAGTDITLIGTSSMVQVCEKAAEILSREGIEAEVIDPRTIVPLDEDTLLASAKKTSRVIVVDEGHQSYGITGEIASRLNEKAFYHLDAPVMRMGAMDVPVPFSPALEDLTVPTPEAVAEGARKLMSGELIHAA; this is encoded by the coding sequence ATGCGAGAGATCACCCTGTCCCAGGCCGTCAACGAAGCATTGGCCGAGGAAATGCGCCGCGACGACACCATCTTTATCATCGGTGAGGACGTGGCCGAGGCGGGCACGCCCTTCAAGGTGCTCAGCGGTCTGGTCGAGGAGTTCGGCACCGGGCGCGTTGTCGATACCCCGATTGCCGAACCCGGTTTCATGGGCTTGGCCGTGGGGGCCGCCATGACCGGCACCCGCCCGGTCGTGGACCTGATGTTTGGCGACTTCATCTATCTGATTATGGATCAGCTCTGCAATCAGGCGGCCAAGACGCACTACATGTCCGGCGGCAAGATGCGCGCGCCATTGGTGGTGCGCACCAATCTGGGGGCCACCCGCCGCTCTGCCGCGCAGCACAGCCAATCCCTGCACGCGCTGGTGGCCCATATTCCGGGATTGAAGGTGGCGCTTCCCTCCTCCGCCTATGAGGCCAAGGGCCTGATGAAAACCGCCATCCGCGACAACAACCCGGTGGTGATTTTCGAAGACAAGCTGATGTACAATGACAAGGCCCCGGTACCGGAAGAGGAGTTCCTGATCCCCTTCGGGGTGGCCAACATCAAGCGCGCAGGCACCGACATCACCCTGATCGGCACATCGTCCATGGTGCAGGTCTGCGAAAAGGCAGCAGAGATCCTGTCCCGCGAGGGCATTGAGGCAGAGGTCATCGACCCGCGCACCATTGTGCCGCTGGACGAGGACACGCTGTTGGCCTCCGCGAAAAAGACCAGCCGCGTGATTGTCGTCGACGAGGGCCATCAAAGCTATGGCATCACCGGGGAAATCGCGTCTCGGCTCAATGAAAAGGCGTTCTATCATCTGGATGCACCGGTAATGCGCATGGGGGCGATGGACGTGCCCGTGCCGTTCTCCCCCGCGTTGGAGGATCTGACGGTCCCGACACCAGAGGCCGTCGCCGAAGGCGCCCGCAAGCTAATGAGCGGGGAGTTGATCCATGCCGCTTAG
- a CDS encoding 2-oxo acid dehydrogenase subunit E2 encodes MAMREVIAAPSVRALALEKGIDLNALARDLGRTTIAREDLERGPPAAAPTSDTSYWQVDHASYGPVETQPMSRFAQVSAANLSAANAQIPQVTHHDRADVSAIESFRKSLKPEAEARGVRLTGLAFHVMALARALRDYPRFNASLSADGKSLILKNYVHIGIAVDTEHGLMVPVLCDADKKGLWQIAADIADLATRAQSRKIGPDEMGGGSMTITNLGGIGGHAFTPIVNPPEVAILGITRTEMTPQWDGTAFQPVPMVPLDLSYDHRVINGAEAARFTSRLCALLADPRRLMI; translated from the coding sequence ATGGCGATGCGAGAGGTGATCGCCGCCCCGTCCGTCCGCGCCCTGGCTCTGGAAAAGGGCATAGATCTGAACGCATTGGCCCGCGATCTGGGCCGAACCACCATTGCGCGTGAGGATCTGGAACGCGGCCCACCCGCCGCCGCGCCGACGTCCGATACCTCTTATTGGCAGGTCGACCACGCGTCCTACGGCCCGGTGGAGACACAACCGATGAGCCGGTTTGCCCAGGTCTCCGCCGCGAACCTGTCGGCGGCGAATGCGCAAATCCCCCAAGTCACCCACCACGATCGCGCCGATGTTTCCGCCATCGAGAGCTTTCGCAAGAGCCTGAAACCAGAGGCAGAGGCGCGCGGCGTCAGGCTGACCGGGCTGGCATTTCACGTCATGGCGCTGGCGCGGGCGCTGCGGGACTATCCACGCTTTAACGCCTCACTGTCCGCCGATGGCAAGTCGCTGATCCTGAAAAACTATGTCCACATCGGCATTGCCGTCGATACCGAACATGGCCTGATGGTGCCGGTCCTGTGCGATGCGGACAAAAAGGGGCTGTGGCAGATCGCGGCGGACATCGCCGATCTGGCTACCCGCGCACAAAGCCGCAAGATCGGACCGGATGAGATGGGCGGTGGGTCAATGACGATCACCAATCTGGGTGGCATCGGCGGCCATGCCTTTACGCCCATCGTGAACCCGCCAGAGGTGGCAATCCTAGGCATCACCCGCACAGAGATGACGCCACAGTGGGACGGCACCGCGTTCCAGCCGGTGCCGATGGTGCCACTGGATCTGAGCTATGATCACCGCGTGATCAATGGCGCAGAGGCGGCTCGGTTTACCTCTCGCCTGTGTGCCCTGCTGGCGGACCCGCGCCGCCTGATGATCTGA
- a CDS encoding NAD-dependent succinate-semialdehyde dehydrogenase, with translation MDHTDLYINGQWHKGSDRFDVINPATEAVLASVASADIADADAALDAAEAAMKDWAARTPRHRSEVLRKAWELMTARLDDFARLITLENGKARADALGEATYAAEFFRWFAEEAVRANGQLGHAPASGARIMVQHKPAGLAVLVTPWNYPAAMGTRKIAPALAAGCGVIIKPASETPLTMLALMPLLEEAGVPPGLVNVLPSKRTGALVDHMLHDPRVRVISFTGSTGVGRKLLHSAADQVLKPAMELGGNAPVVVFEDADMDTAVEGTMLAKMRNLGEACTAANRIYVHQNIAAEFTHRLTAAMRALKMGDGTDPTVDVGPLVNADTRDKVAGFVADAVAKGAQIECGGTTPDGPGYFYPPTVLSNVPETADCVRDEIFGPVAAIQTFSDQDEVIQRANDTEYGLVAYVFSGDMKRALHVCERLEYGMVGLNRGLVSDPAAPFGGVKQSGLGREGGHEGMLEFMETQYISAAW, from the coding sequence ATGGACCACACCGATCTCTATATCAACGGCCAATGGCACAAGGGGAGCGACCGTTTCGACGTGATCAATCCCGCCACCGAAGCGGTACTGGCCTCCGTCGCCTCTGCTGACATTGCCGATGCCGACGCGGCGCTGGACGCCGCCGAGGCCGCAATGAAGGATTGGGCTGCCCGCACACCGCGCCACAGATCCGAAGTGTTGCGCAAGGCGTGGGAGCTGATGACCGCACGGCTGGACGATTTTGCCCGGCTGATCACGCTGGAAAACGGCAAGGCGCGGGCCGATGCGCTGGGTGAGGCAACCTATGCCGCCGAATTCTTTCGCTGGTTTGCCGAAGAGGCGGTGCGCGCCAACGGACAGTTGGGCCACGCGCCCGCCTCTGGCGCGCGGATCATGGTCCAGCACAAACCCGCCGGTCTGGCGGTGCTGGTCACGCCGTGGAACTACCCGGCGGCGATGGGCACGCGCAAGATCGCCCCGGCGCTGGCGGCGGGCTGCGGCGTCATCATCAAACCGGCCTCGGAAACACCTCTGACCATGCTGGCGCTGATGCCCTTGCTCGAAGAGGCGGGCGTGCCGCCCGGTCTGGTCAACGTACTGCCCAGCAAACGCACCGGCGCGCTGGTCGATCACATGCTGCACGATCCGCGCGTGCGTGTGATCAGCTTTACCGGCTCAACCGGCGTGGGGCGCAAGCTATTGCACTCTGCCGCCGATCAGGTGCTGAAACCGGCCATGGAACTGGGCGGCAACGCGCCTGTCGTGGTGTTTGAAGACGCCGACATGGATACCGCCGTTGAGGGCACGATGCTGGCCAAGATGCGCAATCTGGGAGAGGCCTGCACCGCCGCCAACCGCATCTATGTGCATCAGAATATCGCCGCTGAGTTCACCCACCGTCTGACCGCCGCGATGCGGGCGCTCAAGATGGGCGATGGCACCGACCCGACCGTCGATGTCGGCCCGCTGGTCAATGCCGACACGCGCGACAAGGTCGCGGGTTTTGTCGCCGACGCGGTGGCCAAGGGCGCGCAGATCGAATGCGGCGGCACCACGCCCGACGGTCCGGGCTATTTCTATCCGCCGACGGTGTTGTCCAATGTGCCGGAAACCGCCGATTGCGTGCGGGACGAGATTTTTGGCCCCGTCGCCGCAATCCAGACATTTTCCGATCAGGACGAGGTGATCCAGCGCGCCAATGACACCGAATACGGGCTGGTTGCCTATGTCTTTTCCGGCGACATGAAACGCGCGCTGCATGTTTGCGAACGGCTGGAATACGGCATGGTCGGGCTGAACCGGGGTCTGGTGTCTGATCCGGCGGCCCCGTTCGGTGGGGTCAAACAATCCGGCCTGGGTCGCGAAGGCGGACATGAAGGGATGCTTGAGTTCATGGAAACCCAATACATCTCGGCGGCGTGGTGA
- a CDS encoding biotin/lipoyl-containing protein, with protein sequence MPLRETSASGPHEVIMPALGMAQDTGLIVAWHKSPGDAVAEGDVLFEVETDKATMEVEAPAAGFLTDVTAQAGTDVPVGNVIALISQTAKAAGNAPDDPPAETKDDGGDSLPDGKEVIMPALGMAQDTGLIVAWHKSPGEAVRASDILFEVETDKSTMEVEAGQDGYIAALLAEAGEEAPVGGVIALISAERPDAPIQRSLARGAAQSAPAKDIARPAAAKPAATPAPKPAAPSPIATNGRLLASPKARRLALQEGLDLNRLVAAGHPQPYHVRDLDTLRALPDAAPRTTQAGTAARRLTAQVADGFSGFADWASETAGLSDVSALLAGLAAASLGRGTVVDVERFAHSRTYATHAQLGQTAPTDAAPQLRLRDLRGAHVRGVQIGPEEVPVLTLSDGDTGIAITLECSADQLSPGDALRLISNFAGRVEHPLRHLL encoded by the coding sequence ATGCCGCTTAGGGAAACCTCTGCTAGCGGGCCGCATGAGGTGATCATGCCCGCTCTGGGCATGGCGCAAGACACCGGCCTGATCGTCGCATGGCACAAATCGCCGGGCGACGCGGTGGCCGAAGGCGATGTGCTGTTCGAGGTCGAAACCGACAAGGCCACGATGGAGGTCGAGGCCCCCGCCGCCGGTTTCCTGACCGATGTGACAGCGCAGGCCGGAACGGACGTGCCGGTCGGCAACGTGATCGCATTGATCTCACAGACCGCCAAAGCGGCAGGCAACGCGCCCGACGATCCGCCCGCCGAGACGAAGGACGACGGCGGTGACTCTTTGCCGGACGGCAAGGAGGTGATCATGCCCGCACTTGGCATGGCACAGGACACCGGCCTGATCGTCGCGTGGCATAAGTCCCCCGGCGAGGCGGTCCGCGCCAGCGACATCCTGTTCGAAGTCGAAACCGACAAATCCACGATGGAGGTCGAGGCCGGGCAGGACGGCTATATCGCGGCGCTGTTGGCCGAAGCGGGCGAAGAGGCCCCCGTGGGCGGCGTCATTGCCCTGATCTCGGCAGAGCGGCCGGACGCCCCGATACAACGCAGCCTTGCCAGAGGCGCGGCGCAATCCGCACCCGCCAAGGATATCGCACGCCCAGCCGCTGCCAAACCTGCCGCCACACCCGCTCCAAAACCAGCGGCCCCATCCCCCATCGCCACAAATGGCAGACTGCTGGCCTCGCCCAAGGCGCGCCGCCTTGCCCTGCAAGAGGGGCTGGACCTGAACCGCCTTGTCGCGGCGGGCCATCCGCAACCCTATCATGTGCGTGATCTCGATACCCTGCGCGCCCTGCCCGACGCCGCACCCAGAACGACACAGGCAGGCACCGCCGCCCGACGTCTGACCGCGCAGGTCGCCGACGGGTTCTCCGGCTTTGCCGACTGGGCGTCAGAGACCGCCGGGCTATCGGATGTGTCGGCGCTGCTGGCCGGGCTGGCGGCGGCCAGTCTGGGGCGCGGGACAGTGGTGGATGTAGAACGGTTCGCGCACAGCCGCACTTACGCCACCCACGCGCAACTGGGGCAGACGGCCCCAACCGACGCCGCACCGCAACTGCGCCTGCGCGACCTGCGCGGCGCCCATGTACGCGGCGTGCAGATCGGCCCCGAAGAGGTGCCGGTGCTGACCCTGAGCGACGGCGACACAGGCATTGCCATCACACTGGAATGCAGCGCCGACCAACTATCCCCCGGCGACGCGCTCCGCCTCATTTCCAATTTTGCAGGTCGGGTCGAACACCCGCTTCGCCACCTGCTCTGA
- a CDS encoding SDR family NAD(P)-dependent oxidoreductase produces the protein MDPNRLNGKNILITGAGRGMGAANAENFAAQGANVCLGDLDPDAAQAVAERINEGGNGKAVAVRMDVTKREDNAAAVAATVEAFGSINVAVFNAGLNKPRFFMDIDEDNWDMIMNVNTKAMWLGMQEAARQMIAQGPMDDHPYKIINVGSIASRKPLIDVTVYCTSKYGCLALTHCGAIGLSEHNITVNGYAPGVVVTPLWEQLDKDLVDIGFKQREGQAYDDIVRDALQIKRVSYPKDITGTASFLASDDSDYMTGQMIHVDGGWCIQ, from the coding sequence ATGGACCCGAACCGCCTGAACGGCAAGAACATCCTGATCACCGGCGCAGGCCGTGGCATGGGTGCCGCCAATGCCGAAAACTTTGCCGCGCAGGGCGCAAACGTGTGTCTTGGCGATCTCGATCCCGATGCGGCACAGGCCGTCGCCGAGCGCATCAACGAGGGTGGCAACGGCAAGGCAGTGGCCGTCCGGATGGACGTGACCAAGCGCGAAGACAACGCCGCCGCCGTGGCCGCCACGGTCGAGGCCTTTGGCAGTATCAATGTCGCGGTGTTCAACGCCGGTTTGAACAAACCCCGGTTCTTCATGGATATCGACGAAGACAACTGGGACATGATCATGAACGTCAACACCAAGGCGATGTGGTTAGGGATGCAAGAAGCCGCCCGCCAGATGATTGCTCAGGGACCGATGGACGATCACCCCTACAAAATCATCAACGTGGGCAGCATCGCCTCACGCAAACCACTGATCGATGTCACGGTCTACTGCACCTCGAAATATGGCTGTCTGGCTCTGACCCATTGCGGCGCAATCGGGCTGTCCGAACACAACATCACCGTCAATGGCTATGCGCCCGGTGTCGTGGTCACACCGCTGTGGGAACAGTTGGACAAGGATCTGGTCGATATCGGTTTCAAGCAGCGTGAGGGTCAGGCCTATGACGACATCGTGCGCGACGCGCTCCAGATAAAGCGGGTGTCCTACCCCAAGGACATCACGGGCACCGCGTCTTTCCTGGCCAGCGACGACAGCGACTACATGACCGGCCAGATGATCCACGTCGATGGGGGCTGGTGCATCCAGTAA
- a CDS encoding ABC transporter ATP-binding protein, with product MQTPLAFTTRGLTKVYGEGRSAVHALRGVDLEIPQGEIVVLLGPSGSGKSTLLNIIGGLDRATDGTAHFRDQSLSEMSDAELTRYRRDHVGFVFQFYNLMPSLTAQENVELVTEIAANPMDPDAALALVGLKERTDHFPAQLSGGEQQRVAIARAIAKQPEVLFCDEPTGALDSTTGRAVLEVLRDVNARLGSTVLMVTHNANTAAMADRVIHFADGGIREVVRNPTKLSPSEIEW from the coding sequence ATGCAGACACCCCTTGCGTTTACCACACGCGGCCTGACCAAGGTCTATGGTGAAGGGCGCTCTGCCGTCCACGCCCTGCGCGGCGTCGATCTGGAAATCCCGCAGGGTGAGATCGTCGTACTGCTGGGCCCCTCCGGCTCCGGCAAATCAACCCTGCTGAACATCATCGGCGGACTGGACCGCGCGACCGACGGCACAGCCCATTTCCGCGATCAATCCCTGTCAGAGATGAGCGACGCGGAACTGACGCGCTACCGGCGCGACCACGTCGGTTTTGTGTTTCAGTTCTACAACCTGATGCCCAGCCTGACGGCGCAGGAGAACGTCGAACTGGTGACCGAAATTGCGGCTAATCCGATGGACCCGGACGCCGCCTTGGCGCTGGTTGGCCTGAAGGAACGCACCGATCACTTTCCGGCGCAACTGTCGGGCGGCGAACAACAGCGTGTCGCCATAGCGCGCGCCATCGCCAAACAGCCCGAGGTATTGTTCTGCGATGAACCCACCGGCGCACTGGACAGCACCACAGGCCGCGCCGTGCTGGAGGTGTTGCGGGACGTGAATGCGCGGCTCGGCTCGACCGTGCTGATGGTGACGCACAACGCCAACACCGCCGCCATGGCCGACCGGGTGATCCATTTCGCTGATGGCGGCATCCGCGAGGTTGTCCGCAACCCCACCAAGCTCAGCCCTTCGGAGATCGAGTGGTGA
- a CDS encoding M24 family metallopeptidase, whose amino-acid sequence MSRALMPNLLTPKDLEPNWEWRERLPAWGHTSVDFERRVDHDRLRRYRLARTRQALQASNAGTLLLFDVNNIRYVSATKIGEWERDKMCRFCLLTGDDSPYVWDFGSAAMHHKRHSDWLEPDHCLAGVVGMRGTIPPEFGLMQKYAKQIAGLIRDAGMADMPVGVDYAETAMFHALREEGINVVDGQQIMLSAREIKNWDEIQLLTQAAAMVDGVYHMIYEELKPGVRENDIVALSNKMLYEMGSDDVEAINAISGERCNPHPHNFTDRLIRPGDQAFFDILQSYQGYRTCYYRTFNVGRATPAQNDAYVKAREWIDASIAMIKPGVSTDKVAEVWPTAESLGFPNEDAAFGLQFGHGLGLALHERPIISRAVSLDHPMEIQTGMVFALETYCPAADGYSAARIEEEVVVTETGCEVISLFPAEELPIANRY is encoded by the coding sequence ATGTCTCGCGCCTTGATGCCGAACCTGCTCACCCCCAAGGATCTGGAACCAAACTGGGAGTGGCGTGAACGCCTGCCCGCATGGGGTCACACCTCGGTCGATTTCGAACGCCGCGTGGACCATGACAGGTTGCGCCGCTACCGGCTGGCGCGCACGCGTCAGGCCCTGCAGGCCTCCAACGCGGGCACCCTGCTGCTGTTTGATGTGAATAACATTCGCTATGTCAGCGCGACCAAGATCGGCGAATGGGAACGGGACAAGATGTGCCGCTTCTGCCTGCTGACCGGCGACGACAGCCCCTATGTCTGGGACTTCGGCTCTGCCGCGATGCACCACAAACGCCATTCTGACTGGCTGGAGCCGGACCACTGTCTGGCGGGTGTTGTCGGCATGCGCGGCACCATCCCGCCGGAATTTGGCCTGATGCAGAAATACGCCAAGCAGATCGCCGGTCTGATCCGCGACGCGGGTATGGCGGACATGCCTGTGGGCGTCGATTACGCCGAAACCGCCATGTTCCACGCCCTGCGGGAGGAAGGCATCAATGTGGTCGACGGGCAGCAGATCATGCTGTCCGCGCGGGAAATCAAGAACTGGGACGAAATTCAGCTGCTGACACAGGCCGCCGCCATGGTCGATGGCGTCTATCACATGATCTACGAAGAGCTGAAACCCGGCGTGCGTGAGAACGACATCGTCGCCCTGTCCAACAAGATGCTGTATGAGATGGGCAGCGATGACGTCGAGGCGATCAACGCCATCTCTGGTGAACGCTGTAATCCTCATCCGCACAATTTCACCGACCGGTTGATCCGCCCCGGCGATCAGGCGTTCTTTGATATTCTCCAGTCATATCAAGGATATCGGACCTGTTATTACCGCACCTTCAACGTGGGCCGCGCCACGCCCGCGCAAAACGATGCCTACGTCAAGGCGCGCGAATGGATCGATGCGTCCATCGCGATGATCAAACCCGGCGTCAGCACCGACAAGGTGGCCGAGGTCTGGCCCACCGCTGAATCCCTTGGCTTTCCCAATGAGGACGCGGCCTTTGGCCTGCAGTTCGGTCACGGTCTGGGTCTGGCGCTGCATGAACGCCCCATCATCAGCCGCGCCGTCAGTCTGGATCACCCGATGGAGATCCAGACCGGAATGGTCTTTGCACTGGAAACCTATTGCCCGGCAGCAGACGGCTATTCCGCCGCGCGGATCGAGGAAGAGGTGGTTGTGACCGAAACCGGCTGCGAGGTCATCAGCCTCTTCCCGGCCGAGGAACTGCCGATCGCCAACCGCTACTGA